The window CACGCCATCATGGGCCCGAACGGCTCCGGCAAGTCGACGCTCGCCTACTCCCTCGCGGGTCACCCGAAGTACACGATCACCGGCGGCACCGTCACCCTCGACGGTGAGGACGTCCTGGAGATGTCCGTCGACGAGCGTGCCCGCGCGGGCCTGTTCCTGGCGATGCAGTACCCGGTCGAGGTCCCCGGTGTCTCGGTCTCCAACTTCCTGCGCACCTCCGCCACCGCGATCCGCGGCGAGGCCCCCAAGCTGCGGCTGTGGGTCAAGGAGGTCAAGGAGGCCATGGAGCGTCTCAACATGGACACCTCCTTCGCCGAGCGCAACGTGAACGAGGGCTTCTCCGGCGGTGAGAAGAAGCGCCACGAGATCCTCCAGCTGGAGCTGCTCAAGCCGAAGATCGCGATCCTCGACGAGACGGACTCCGGCCTGGACGTCGACGCCCTGCGCGTCGTCTCCGAGGGCGTCAACCGCGTCCGTGAGACCGGTGAGGTCGGCACCCTGCTGATCACGCACTACACGCGCATCCTGCGCTACATCAAGCCCGACCACGTGCACGTCTTCTCCGGCGGCCGGATCGTCGAGTCCGGCGGCGCCGAACTCGCCGACAAGCTGGAGAACGAGGGCTACGAGGTATACACGAAGGGTGGCGCATCAGCGTGACGCAGTTGCCGGGCCTCCTCGACACCGAGGCGATCCGTAAGGACTTCCCCATCCTGGACCGCCGGGTCCACGACGGTAAGAAGCTCGTGTACCTGGACAACGCGGCGACCTCGCAGAAGCCGCGCCAGGTGCTGGACGCACTCAGCGGCTACTACGAGAACTACAACGCCAACGTCCACCGCGGCGTGCATGTGCTCGCGGAGGAGGCCACGGCGCTGTACGAGGGCGCGCGCGACAAGGTCGCCGCGTTCATCAACGCGCCGAGCCGCGACGAGGTGATCTTCACGAAGAACGCCTCCGAGTCGCTCAACCTCGTGGCCAACATGCTCGGCTGGGCCGACGAGCCCTACCGCGTGGACCACGAGACCGAGATCGTCATCACGGAGATGGAGCACCACTCCAACATCGTGCCGTGGCAGCTGCTGGCGCAGCGCACGGGCGCGAAGCTGAAGTGGTTCGGCCTCACCGACGACGGCCGTCTCGACCTGTCCAACATCGACGAGATCATCAACGAGAAGACGAAGATCGTCTCCTTCGTGCTGGTGTCGAACATCCTGGGCACGGTCAACCCGGTCGAGGCGATAGTGCGCCGCGCGCAGGAGGTCGGTGCGCTGGTCTGCATCGACGCCTCCCAGGCCGCCCCGCACATGCCGCTGGACGTGCAGGCGCTGCAGGCCGACTTCGTGGCCTTCACCGGCCACAAGATGTGCGGCCCGACCGGCATCGGCGTCCTGTGGGGCCGCCAGGAGCTGCTGGAGGACCTGCCTCCGTTCCTCGGCGGCGGCGAGATGATCGAGACGGTGTCGATGCACTCGTCGACGTACGCTCCCGCCCCGTACAAGTTCGAGGCGGGCACCCCGCCGATCGCCCAGGCGGTCGGTCTCGGTGCGGCGATCGACTACCTGAGCGCGATCGGCATGGACAAGATCCTCGCCCATGAGCACGCGCTCACCGAGTACGCGGTGAAGCGGTTCGCGGAGGTCCCGGACCTGCGGATCATCGGCCCGACGACGGCCGAGGACCGCGGCGCGGCGATCTCGTTCACGCTGGGTGACATCCACCCGCACGACGTGGGCCAGGTCCTCGACGAGCAGGGCATCGCGGTCCGGGTGGGACACCACTGCGCCCGCCCCGTCTGCCTGCGCTACGGAATTCCTGCGACCACGCGAGCGTCGTTCTATCTGTACTCCACGCCGGCCGAGATCGACGCACTGGTCGACGGTCTGGAGCACGTACGGAACTTCTTCGGCTGAGGGGCGTGCTGAAACCGTGAAGCTGGATTCGATGTACCAGGAAGTCATCCTGGACCACTACAAGCACCCGCACGGCCGGGGCTTGCGGGACGGCGACGCCGAGGTGCACCACGTCAACCCGACGTGCGGCGACGAGATCACCCTGCGCGTGAAGTACGACGGCACGACGATCAGCGACGTCTCGTACGAGGGCCAGGGCTGCTCCATCAGCCAGGCCTCGGCCTCCGTGCTGAACGAGCTCCTCGTCGGCAAGCAGCTCACCGACGCGCAGAAGATCCAGGAGACCTTCCTGGAGCTGATGCAGTCCAAGGGCCGCATCACACCGGACGACGCGATGGAGGAGGTCCTGGAGGACGCGGTCGCGTTCGCCGGGGTCTCCAAGTACCCGGCCCGCGTCAAGTGCGCGCTGCTGAGCTGGATGGCCTGGAAGGACGCGACGGCCCAGGCCCTGGGCGAGGCCGGCGCCGAAAGGAAGACGGCATGAGCGAGACCATCGAGATGAAACCGGCCTCGGAGGAAGAAGTCCGAGAGGCCCTGTACGACGTGGTCGACCCCGAGCTGGGCATCGACGTCGTCAACCTCGGGCTGATCTACGGCATCCACGTCGACGACGCGAACATCGCGACGATCGACATGACCCTGACGTCGGCGGCCTGTCCGCTGACCGACGTCATCGAGGACCAGGCCAAGTCCGCCACGGACGGCATCGTCAACGAACTGCGCATCAACTGGGTGTGGATGCCGCCGTGGGGCCCGGACAAGATCACGGACGACGGCCGTGACCAGCTCCGGGCGCTGGGCTTCAACGTCTGACACCCGGCTGTACGAGCGAGGCCCCCGGCATGTCCGCCGGGGGCCTCGCTCGTGTGGGGGCGGTGTCGCGCGTCGGCGGACACCGTGAGCGGCTCGCTCAGCCCGGTCTCTTGCTCAGCTCAATCCCTTGACCAGCCGGAACGCCGAGTCCGCCAGGTAGAGCTGGTTGTACTCGGCCGGGTCCAGACGGAGCTCGAAGTTGCGGTGGCGCAGGAAGCGGCCGCGGAAGTTGTACGACTCCAGCGCGACGGCTCCGGAGTGGACCGACGGGCGGGGGCAGAACGTGGCGTCCTGCTTGAAGTACTCGG of the Streptomyces aurantiacus genome contains:
- the sufC gene encoding Fe-S cluster assembly ATPase SufC, coding for MATLEIRDLHVTVEADNATKEILKGVDLTVKQGETHAIMGPNGSGKSTLAYSLAGHPKYTITGGTVTLDGEDVLEMSVDERARAGLFLAMQYPVEVPGVSVSNFLRTSATAIRGEAPKLRLWVKEVKEAMERLNMDTSFAERNVNEGFSGGEKKRHEILQLELLKPKIAILDETDSGLDVDALRVVSEGVNRVRETGEVGTLLITHYTRILRYIKPDHVHVFSGGRIVESGGAELADKLENEGYEVYTKGGASA
- a CDS encoding cysteine desulfurase: MTQLPGLLDTEAIRKDFPILDRRVHDGKKLVYLDNAATSQKPRQVLDALSGYYENYNANVHRGVHVLAEEATALYEGARDKVAAFINAPSRDEVIFTKNASESLNLVANMLGWADEPYRVDHETEIVITEMEHHSNIVPWQLLAQRTGAKLKWFGLTDDGRLDLSNIDEIINEKTKIVSFVLVSNILGTVNPVEAIVRRAQEVGALVCIDASQAAPHMPLDVQALQADFVAFTGHKMCGPTGIGVLWGRQELLEDLPPFLGGGEMIETVSMHSSTYAPAPYKFEAGTPPIAQAVGLGAAIDYLSAIGMDKILAHEHALTEYAVKRFAEVPDLRIIGPTTAEDRGAAISFTLGDIHPHDVGQVLDEQGIAVRVGHHCARPVCLRYGIPATTRASFYLYSTPAEIDALVDGLEHVRNFFG
- the sufU gene encoding Fe-S cluster assembly sulfur transfer protein SufU, translating into MKLDSMYQEVILDHYKHPHGRGLRDGDAEVHHVNPTCGDEITLRVKYDGTTISDVSYEGQGCSISQASASVLNELLVGKQLTDAQKIQETFLELMQSKGRITPDDAMEEVLEDAVAFAGVSKYPARVKCALLSWMAWKDATAQALGEAGAERKTA
- a CDS encoding metal-sulfur cluster assembly factor, with protein sequence MSETIEMKPASEEEVREALYDVVDPELGIDVVNLGLIYGIHVDDANIATIDMTLTSAACPLTDVIEDQAKSATDGIVNELRINWVWMPPWGPDKITDDGRDQLRALGFNV